AGTCCCCGGGAGACACTCGGGCTGTGTCGGATTTAAAAAACCCCAGTGGGGCTGCTCTCTCCTGGCATCTGCTACTGCTAGCATGGAAGGTATGGAAGCTAGCATGGGAAGCTAGCATGGGAAGCTAGCATGGGAAGCTAGAAGTGTTGACACATCCGCATCTGAGCCGCAGGCTGTGCTCAAACGGCGTTtcccacaaaacaaacattactcACAGAGTTTTAATTCCCCTGCTTCCTTTCCCTGTGTCCCTGGCGACTGTGTGTTTCTAACATGGAGTTTCTCTCTGCCACAGGCTGGCCCCCATGCGGCTCTACACTCTGTCTAAGAGACACTTTGTTTTGGTCTTCGTGGTCTTCCTCATATGCTTCGGCCTCACCGTCTTCATTGGGATCGCAGGTAGGTCCGAGAAAACCTCTACTGCAGAGTTGTGAGTTTTGAGATACCAGGTGTGTGAGTCAGTCTGTGTGACCACCAGAGTGTTATCAGCTCTGATAACAGTGGACCTGCCCTTTGCAACGTCTCTGCTTCTTTACTGGACAGTTGAGCTGTGCTCGTCCTTCTTCTGTCTCACGCAAGCAGAAAAACATCAGCGTCCACGCCACCCTCCTGTGAAACAACCTGCTGTACTCATTCTTCAGCAGCCATTAACTATTTGGGGGAAAAGTGGGGTTGATCTTTCAGCTTTGAAGACAGTAAAAGACAGTGAATGTCCCTTGTACGTTTGTCTGTCTTCTGGACTAGTTTGATCATACGTTGTCGACCATCAGCAAATGCCGGCGGCTGGGGATCCCTGACTTTCTTACCATCAAACTTGTGCAGGAGACAGACAAACGTACAAGGGACATTCACTGTCTTGTCCTGTGTTCGAAAAGAAGAATCACACAAGTAAAGCTGAAAGATCAGCCCCAGTTCTTTGTTGAATTCCCCAATAGTTGATGGCTGCTGAAAATTGTCTTGTCTTGTCAAAAGTTGTCCATCCCATCAAAATGTATAGGCAAAAGGCCTGAGACAAGTGAGGCTTGATAATGTTTCTTGGATCCCAATCTCTCTTGTATTCATGTATTGTTTAATCAGATTTATTCAAACCCGGTAGCACAGCTTTAGCATCCACGGTTGATTGGCGTCTCTAAATGGACCATGGTTGTGAATgtggatggttgtttgtctcttgtATTGGCCCTGTGATACTCTGGTGACGTGTCCAGGCTGCACTCTGACTCTCTGACCAGAGGACAAGTGGTAGAGATGATGGACGGACAGTAGAAAGATGTCCGGTGATGTGTAAATCTCTTCActattgtctgtgttttcacttttcttgGGCTTcgccttaaaataaaaattgtgtatatgtgtttccTTCATTTTTGTGTAGGTCCTAAGATTATTGCTGAGCAGGAGCACAGTGGTGATCAGCTACTGGTCAAAAATGTCTCACTTAAGGTAAGAAGACATTTTTAAGTCTTTTTGTACAGTTTTTAGCTGCCGGGCTTTTGAAAGATAGAACAGATGTATATgttttgagagtgtgtgtttggtctgattgcattatattaatatataacaatatattaaCAATATTTAATAGTTAGGAGTAATGATTGACGTCTTGATGAAGTCATTCGCTGCATGTTTTTCAGACTGGACCCTACAATCTCGTCTCTCCTCCGCTCACCACTTACAaccagcagctgtggctcacCTGTGTGATGCGAGCTGAAAACAGCCACAGTAAGACGACACACCGAGCTCCAGTCGACAGCCGTGTACTGCAACATGTGACACGCCACTGACAGTTCATCTCTCCTTAAGTCGTAAAACACACTCGGCTTGTTCATAACAGCGcgttctccctcctctctgtcagtcGGCGACTTCCAGCAGCCCTTTGAGATCAACGTGGAGCTGAAGGGAGTGACGCAGGATGCCAGCGTGATGCACATCAACAACGTGCACCAGAAATCCCGGACGCTGCACTGCGGGACAGTGAGTGTCAATCAACAACCCAGccatctctctccttttttttcccccattggCATGCTGTGTAGTCGTTAATCATTTAGTCAGGCGGCAGTGTGAGtttatgaaatgtaatgtgtagAGACGAGCGCAGGGTTGAATTTACGTTTTGATAGTTGATgcttctctttttgtctcctTACAGAAATGTGATGAGATTATTGTTCTCCATCTGGGTTATCTCAACTACACCCAGTACCAGGTTGTGGTCAGTTTCAAGGGCCTTGAAAACATCACATATGAAATCAAGGTCAAGTTTGTGGTAAGTGATAAAAAACCCAGGCAGGATTTTTCTTCATGATCTTAAAGCCAACACTCTTGTTCTTTGTTACTGTTTTTGGATTTTGGGTTTTTATTGCCTGAGCTCACgggtgattttatttttaaattcctcCTCAGTGGAAAACGTATAACCCGACCTTCTCGCAAGTTGAAATCTGGTTCCGCTTCGTCTTTGTGGTTTTGACCTTCATGGTGACGGTAAGAGCCCTGGAGCTGGTTAGTCAAGGTCTTTTTCAACTGATTTATTAGTCATTAGTCATTGACAGCGTAACATCTTAGCTCCAGATTCAGAAAACTGAAACTGACTTTTCCAGAATTTCCGGATGACAAATAATCTCCCTCTCTTCATGTTCCAGTGTATGTTTGCTCATTCTCTGAGGAAGTTTTCGATGAGGGACTGGGGCATAGAGCAGAAGTGGATGTCTATCCTGCTCCCGTTGCTGCTTCTCTACAATGGTGAGTTTGAATATTCTGCCTCTCACAACTCGATTTACCTTATTCCCACCATGTTAATTACAGTAGCTTTTAGATTGACTGAGAGAGAattgtggtgtttttttctgtcctgtACCAGTTAAAAGAAGTCAAATGTGATGGACATGTGCGCCGCTTCTGTTTTTCAGATCCATTCTTCCCACTGTCATTCCTGGTGAACAGCTGGTTTCCAGGGACGTTGGATGCTTTCTTCCAGGCTCTGTTCCtgtgctctctgctgctcttctggCTCTGCGTCTACCACGGCATCAGGGTTCAGGTGGGTCCAATTGTATTCCCATAATACCCACTCCCTCTTCATTTTTGCGAGTTATGAATTTTATTTCATTcgtttttgttgtttccacaggGTGAGAGGAAATGTCTGACGTTCTACCTTCCTAAGTTGATCGTCGTAGGTCTTCTGTGGCTCTCAGCGGTGACTCTGGGCATTTGGCAAACGTAAGTCTGACCTCGCTCGCTGCAACTAGACGGAATCAAACTGTTAAATTACAACtggactaaaaaaaaaaggtctgctCTTCTTTTCTGAATGTTCAGGGTTAACGAGCTCCAGGATCCCACCTATCAGTATAAAGTGGATATCGTGAACTTTCAGGTGAGCAGCTTGGCTCTAATCACGCTCTGAGCAATGTGTTGAGTCATTCTTATGAAGGGAGAAGATGGTGAAACCAGGTTTGATGGCAGGTCCATGACACATCATCCCCTGGGTTGAAATGACGTGCCGGTCGAACCACTCAGTATGAATTCATACTCTGGTGTCATAAAATACTTTGCTACCTAAAAGATATGTTTGTATAATAGGCTATAGAATTAATGTCCCAAATTCAATGCACGTTCGGACAGCATTGATATTGAGACCTGACGTATATTTGATAACATCCTGTGTCATTTCTCTAGGGCATGAAGGTCTTCTTCCTGATTGTAGTCGCCTTCTACATCCTCTACCTGATTTTCCTGATTGTCCGAGCTTGCTCTGAGCTCAAGAACATGCCGTACACAGGTAGACCACCACCCCCCTTCTGTGCATGATTCAGCTTCACATCTTGCTATGATATCACTAATGTGCTGTGTGTTCCCAAACACTAGATCTCCGGCTAAAGTTTTTGACGGCATTGACGCTCGTGGTGCTCATTATAAGGTGTGTTTATCAGAAAGGAGGAAAGAGTTTTAAAGGGTTTGGTTTAATTTCATCTAAAAgttctttttgctctttttgtCCTCCAGCATGGTCATCCTGTACCTGAGGTTCGGCTCCAGAGCTCTTCAAGACAATTTTGTGGCTGAACTGTCGACTCATTACCAAAACTATATcctttctttttaatgtttataatCACTTTCCATATACCATGTGTCTTTACA
This window of the Hippoglossus stenolepis isolate QCI-W04-F060 chromosome 20, HSTE1.2, whole genome shotgun sequence genome carries:
- the tmem181 gene encoding transmembrane protein 181 isoform X3, which encodes MEQLAPMRLYTLSKRHFVLVFVVFLICFGLTVFIGIAGPKIIAEQEHSGDQLLVKNVSLKTGPYNLVSPPLTTYNQQLWLTCVMRAENSHIGDFQQPFEINVELKGVTQDASVMHINNVHQKSRTLHCGTKCDEIIVLHLGYLNYTQYQVVVSFKGLENITYEIKVKFVWKTYNPTFSQVEIWFRFVFVVLTFMVTCMFAHSLRKFSMRDWGIEQKWMSILLPLLLLYNDPFFPLSFLVNSWFPGTLDAFFQALFLCSLLLFWLCVYHGIRVQGERKCLTFYLPKLIVVGLLWLSAVTLGIWQTVNELQDPTYQYKVDIVNFQGMKVFFLIVVAFYILYLIFLIVRACSELKNMPYTDLRLKFLTALTLVVLIISMVILYLRFGSRALQDNFVAELSTHYQNSAEFLSFYGLLNFYLYTLAFVYSPSQNALYDSQLKDNPAFSMLNDSDDEVIYGSDYEDMPLQNGRAIKATAKYQDGSDSD
- the tmem181 gene encoding transmembrane protein 181 isoform X1 — its product is MDADFSSGLENPLCGELKLFCRKIQEAYTELKEELTPYRDDRFYRLAPMRLYTLSKRHFVLVFVVFLICFGLTVFIGIAGPKIIAEQEHSGDQLLVKNVSLKTGPYNLVSPPLTTYNQQLWLTCVMRAENSHIGDFQQPFEINVELKGVTQDASVMHINNVHQKSRTLHCGTKCDEIIVLHLGYLNYTQYQVVVSFKGLENITYEIKVKFVWKTYNPTFSQVEIWFRFVFVVLTFMVTCMFAHSLRKFSMRDWGIEQKWMSILLPLLLLYNDPFFPLSFLVNSWFPGTLDAFFQALFLCSLLLFWLCVYHGIRVQGERKCLTFYLPKLIVVGLLWLSAVTLGIWQTVNELQDPTYQYKVDIVNFQGMKVFFLIVVAFYILYLIFLIVRACSELKNMPYTDLRLKFLTALTLVVLIISMVILYLRFGSRALQDNFVAELSTHYQNSAEFLSFYGLLNFYLYTLAFVYSPSQNALYDSQLKDNPAFSMLNDSDDEVIYGSDYEDMPLQNGRAIKATAKYQDGSDSD
- the tmem181 gene encoding transmembrane protein 181 isoform X2 translates to MSGKSRLAPMRLYTLSKRHFVLVFVVFLICFGLTVFIGIAGPKIIAEQEHSGDQLLVKNVSLKTGPYNLVSPPLTTYNQQLWLTCVMRAENSHIGDFQQPFEINVELKGVTQDASVMHINNVHQKSRTLHCGTKCDEIIVLHLGYLNYTQYQVVVSFKGLENITYEIKVKFVWKTYNPTFSQVEIWFRFVFVVLTFMVTCMFAHSLRKFSMRDWGIEQKWMSILLPLLLLYNDPFFPLSFLVNSWFPGTLDAFFQALFLCSLLLFWLCVYHGIRVQGERKCLTFYLPKLIVVGLLWLSAVTLGIWQTVNELQDPTYQYKVDIVNFQGMKVFFLIVVAFYILYLIFLIVRACSELKNMPYTDLRLKFLTALTLVVLIISMVILYLRFGSRALQDNFVAELSTHYQNSAEFLSFYGLLNFYLYTLAFVYSPSQNALYDSQLKDNPAFSMLNDSDDEVIYGSDYEDMPLQNGRAIKATAKYQDGSDSD